The following are encoded together in the Monodelphis domestica isolate mMonDom1 chromosome 5, mMonDom1.pri, whole genome shotgun sequence genome:
- the SEM1 gene encoding 26S proteasome complex subunit SEM1, whose translation MLRAAAAAAIMSEKKQPVDLGLLEEDDEFEEFPAEDWAGLDEDEDAHVWEDNWDDDNVEDDFSNQLRAELEKHGYKMETS comes from the exons ATGCTCCgcgcggcggcggcagcagccaTCATGTCTGAGAAAAAGCAGCCGGTGGACCTGGGGCTCCTGGAGGAGGACGACGAGTTTGAGGAGTTCCCAGCCGAAG ACTGGGCCGGCCTGGACGAAGACGAGGACGCCCACGTCTGGGAAGATAACTGGGACGACGACAACGTGGAGGACGACTTCTCCAACCAGCTGCG AGCCGAGCTGGAGAAACACGGATACAAGATGGAGACCTCGTAG